The genomic region AAGGTGAGAAATCTTTAGTATAAATAGAAACGTAACCAAAAGGAACATTGTTGCACACGAATGCTCGGTTTGAGACACCATCATTTGCAGCCTTTAGGGTAATAAGAAAGCCTCAAAATCATTTCcagtttcttcttctcttctttcattttccacccaaaaaaaaaaaacctctgaAACCCAAGTGGGTAAAAATCCACTACATAGATATATAGAATTACTTTGCAGCTTTGCCTTTTATTCAATTTCAGTCAACTAGTTATTAAACTTCTGAATATCAGACTGCAACTGGCTCATTCATTGAGCAAAAGCACTTGACCAAACCATAGAGTACCTATTGATTGCTTGATTGGACCTAAACCTATCCCCTTTCATGTAATGAATGTAATAGCAGAATCTAAATATGGGCATTGgtattaaaaaatacatgaaaatgtTGTCACACAAGTCAGCCTTGTGGCCTGATGGTGATACCTCTCCCTCTGGCAAAgggaagttgtgggttcaaacCTAATGAGTGAGTGAGATTTGAGCTTTAACTATGGGGTAAGCTAACAATTACACGTTTTATAAAAGGTTGTACCCAGTGCGCAAATCTCCCACTATTGCAGGACCTAGGAGAGGTGATTGATAGATAGCGTTATCCCCCAATTTATTTTTGGAGAGGTTGATTCTCGAAATCTAACCTACAACTTGTTGCATTTGATGGAATGCACTTGCCGTCACACCAAGGCCCGACTTCTAACAATTACATAGTTTTTGTACATTATAATCATAAGAGAAATTGGCCTTAAACTAGTTTTGCTTGTTACACaagttaaatataaaaaaacatgtaaGGGTCATGTAGAGATGGCATCCTAATAATAAGGAATAACACTAAGTGTCTGTACGGGAATaactgaaaacttttttctGAAAGTACTATAGGTAAAATTGAAAAGGGTCATGTAGAGATGGCATCCTAATAATAAGGAATAACACTAAGTGTTTATTTGGGAAACAgcttatttagctaaaattgaaaactttttgttgaaaatactgtaggTAAAGTTGAAAGGTAACTGAAATAAtatagtgagacccatgaatagtaccaaaaaatgcaatgggacccataaataataacaaaaataaactgaatagtaataaaaactagctttttaagccaatgccaaatgcacactaaaatatggtaaaaataaattaaataaactagtAGGTGATACTTATGATTTTATTGCTTTTTGAGCACTATAATACAGGGCATCCAATGCCTTTTAATGTCAGGGTTAAACACTTTATTATGATAAATTTCTGTAAATTTGCTGAGGCTATGCATGAGTCTTAATTTTTGGTAGTACATACTGGTAAATGACTCTAACAAGGACAATCCAATTTGAAGCCCACATGCTCTGAGAGGGATGCTTTATATACTGGATGCAAACCATTGAGTAGCTAGAGTGCTGCAATTGATGTTGTTATCGACTTCCCTAGCAAACCCAATACTTAgccctaaaattcaatttcaaatactGAAAACAATTAACCTTCTACCTTTTCTTGATCATGTTGACCATTCATAGATGATgggaaatttgaaatttcagatCCAATACTCAAGTTACTGGCCAATTCATATAACCAGGTTGACTAAACCCAATAAAACACTCTTTATGCTTAAAGGAAGAGACTCATAGTAGCAGATTTATAGGCCAAAGAAACATACATATATGTTCTAAACCCAATCAGTCCActaatcaattttgtgtttattcAAATTATTCCTAAAGTTAGTACACCCCTCTGGTTTAATTTATCTATCTTCTTCTGAAGTTTAGAATACATTTTATTTCTATAATCAGTACAAATTACTGTTTATGGGCTGTAAGgtgagatattaaaaataaaaggttcctatcaaaaaaataaataaataaataaaaggtaaattacaatttacaataaTGGCTTGATACTATGACAAATTAGTCAACAACCTTTCAATTATTACATTTGACCCTCTaaagtttggattaaaatgCAACCATTAGGATACCTTACAAATTAAAAGATGTTGCAATTTATGGACCAATAATTTACCCCCTTGTGGTATGGCCCAATCACAGTTTAGTCCCACAAGCTTTTTCAATTGTTACATTTTGACCTCCTAAGGTTTGGAAATGAAATCGTTAGGAGCACAGAGCACTTTGGATGGAACACTAACTATTTCATTTGAGTCCAAACTTTAGTGTGCCAAATGTAgcaattgaaaatttgtgaaCTAAATTGTTACAGGACCAACTCACAAGAAGGTAACTTGTAATACCCCCTCCCCCTTTtccaaatgaaaaagaaaaaacagaaacagATACAGAAATAGAAAGAGTGGTAATTCATGAGACTTATTCACACTAGGTAGTTTTTTcactatgaagcacgggtgcgtttcgggattcgggtgcgggtgcgggagcgggtgcgggactcggcaatttttaaaaaagtagggTACAGCGGGgtgcggcaattaaaaaattattaaaaatatttttatttatatttttaatatattgctaaacatacttttttcacattatataaatatataccaaatttaagagcaatagtaaataataactagaacaCAGAGAATGGGAAAGAGCCTAGCAgaagagtgaaggcagagagtggTAGAGAGacgcaagaaaaatgaagagggagagggctgGATCTTGGGTATCGGCTGATACCGGCGacccgatacggaccgattcgggccgaatcggcgcAAATCCGCCCGATTTCAcgcgcgtcggcccgaatcggcgccgTGTCGGTGCGAATCGCgccaaaaaaattgtttttttaatgcccaacgcggcacggacgcgcaggcagcggtgTTGCCTGCGCGtccccgcgtcggacgcgggtgcggcggcccaaacgccgcacccgtgcttcccagtTTTTTCAACACGCTGAAATTTCAACAACGTTGAAGCATGGCCAGGCAGTATGATTGCTTAGGCTACACAAACTGTAATTGCCTAGATTTTAACTTACTATCTTCTAAGGGACTGTTTGATACAGCTATGTTAAACATGCTGTTTGACAAAGCTGCAACTTTAATAATTACTTAATGAAAAATTGCTAAGAGAAAAATTTGAGGGGGTTTGATAACATTTgagaaaaagtgttttttcaatAATATGAGCTTTTAGTTGACACCAGTCAAAAAGTTCTGTTGAAGAACAAGTTGCCAAAAAGGACAAACTATATTCTACTGGGTATCtcttatttttatactttttttatttggattgtGGCTTGAGGGAAGATACTCACTGGTGATAACCTAAAGGAGGAGGTTATACTATAGTAGATTAGTGTTTGCATGTGCCAGTGTACTGGGGAGACAATGGATCATGTTTTGATTCATTGTGGAGGCTCATCATTTATGGAAATCTGTTTTTAGAAATTTGGGGTTTCTTGGGCTTTAGCAGTGAGGGTTATTGATCTTTTGGCTGAGTGGAGAAATTGGTTGGGGATGCGTTCTTCAGATAATTGGAATTTGGTTCCATTGTGTTTGATGTGGAGCATTTGGAGAGTGTGTAATAATTGTACGTTTGAGGGCTTGGAGGGCTGGGGGGATCAGCTTTTAGCCTCTTTTGTAGGCACTTTGTTTGATTGTTCTGGAGCTTGGGCATTCACATCTAGTGTCCATTCCAAtgtttttagattttctttCCTATTGTGAACAATCTCTATTCTCTAATGATTTTGTAATCCTTTAGGTTTCTTCATGctttttttgcataatttgttttttaataaaattatttttacctatAAATAATAATCTGTATATTGTTTTGCTTAATAacaatattttgaatatatttattagtaaatgttattgttattaatattttgtaCACAATTTTATGCCGTATCTCTAAAACTTTCTCTCCCCTACCCACCACTTCACTCCATCTAATCCCCACCACAACCTACTAGCAATTGCATCGAACACACTACAAACCAATACCCAAAGTAACGTAGTGAAGCAACCCTCCTCAATGAGCAGAGAAGCCACTCTCCACGGCCACCATCACTACACCCAAGAGGAAGCCTTCACCCCACCAGAAACCAAACATGACAATGCCGTATCATGCAAACCCAACTCTCCTACTTAAGCTCTCCTACTGAAGATACCacagacccaagaaaaccttagaatagaaaatttaagtACAAAACCAATTCCATCACATTTGAACTCTCAATCAAGAATCTAACGATTTGGTTGTATCAGCAGAAGGTATTTTGCAATCGATTTTCTACATCTTTTTTTAATGCAGATAGAAGATATTTATTAATGGAATACCATTTCCAAAGTCAACAGTGTAGGTGAAATAAGAATGTTAAGATGGGAAAGTGGAAATACAAGTTAATACAGGATCTGAAATAAGTAAACTTTGCCTAAAGGTAAAGATAGGGTGACCTTGTGAATTTAAATTTGAGGGAAAGTTACTTGAGATGGTTTGGTAATGCGCATAGGAGAGAGATGATGACACCAGTGAGGAAAAGTGGGTTGACTCAAGtcgagaaaaagaaaaaagaaaaatagctaAAATAACATTAGCATTGGTAGTATAAAAAGATGTGTCAATTAAAGAGGTAGCAAAGAGTATGACTTTGCATAGAATAGAATGgcagaaaatatatatatacatgtatgtatgtaggtatgtatgtatatatatatatgtgtgtgtgtgtgtgagtgtgtgtgtgtgtatttgacTGACACTGATTAGTCTCTTGTGGATCCATAGACAACACAAAATTTTATGACTATTATTCTAGTATACATCCCATGTACTAGGTGAAACCCTATGcttttttgtttcaatgaaattttATCATAAGAAAAACTCCATCTCTTCATGCATTTATCTCTTTTGTGTCTTCTATAGTTGTTCCTAAGTCTGTCAAGGAATGTACATCTATTCTAGGCTAAAGGACAGTTACGAAGGAAGAAGAGATGTAAGCACTCTCTTAGAATAATATGTGGTATTTTGATTAGCAACACCATATGTAccttgaagaaaaaaatcaatcctagaagaataaaaaaagaaaaaagaaaatcttatacAGAATAGCACTACACTGTTATTGGCATACAAGTACCTTCTCTCCCACTTTTTCCTGTTGTTCCTTCACTTTCTCCTGTAGTTTCTTCAATCTCATGTTCACCCTCAATCGCTTCTCCTGCACGCATGAACAAAACCAGTTTAAGTACACCAGGAAGAGGTAAATCAGCAAACTTACACccaaaaaagagagggagagagagagcagcAGCAAAGTTACTCCAAAACAGAATTATCTAAACAGAAACCCAAGTAATAAATATTAAAGATAATACATGCCTTCACATAGCTAACACCAAGATCTTTTCTTGAATATCCACGATCCAAGTTACGCATCACATACTGGTTATAATCTTTTACAATCCTCATTATAATGTCCGATGTAGAAATCCCATCAGTCCGTTTTGTTTCCTTGAACCTTCCAGCAGCTTTGACCTGCAATAGAGGTGCACCTAGGATAATTCTATGTAACAGAAAAAATTACCAATTGCAATAGAAGAGAAACTGTCTCTCAGACTTACAAACTCATAGACGTCATTCCCAGCTCCGCTAGCATCAGCATAACTGAAAAAGATTTAAGCAAAGTACAAAAGATTACACGATATAGTTGAATGCTTGAATCACTTAAATAAGCATCacaaaatagaataattaaTTTACAATCAATAAGATTTACCATAATTTCTAAATAAATTATAGCACAAGAGACTGAAAAAAGTTCGATATGTTTTGAAACTCCTTAGtccacaaaattatataataactCTTAAGCTCAGAGGTGAGAGTTTTGGTTGATCATCCTTACGGAAGAGAGTCATGTGCCACATAGTCAATATTGTGCTTGTCAAGAAATTCTTGAGTGATCACCCAAGGTGCATCGGGAATGACTTCATCTACCCACCTACacagaacaaacaaaaataaaaactcaatatTTGAAGATTTTGGAGCACTTCTCTTatctaaaaagaaaacccaagtACTGATATGCTGCAAATGCCCAAGATCAAACCAAAACAAAGCATCACCATGCCATTAATTTCTCGAAAGCAAATTACAAGTAAACAAGAATCTGTGTTGCAAACACTTCAAGGTATGGTAGAACTCATTAATAATTCAAGTACTTGGGAAAAAAACTATACTTGCAATGGCGTAGTGACTCATAGCGTTCGTCCTCCGTCATAACGGTTTTGCCTTTATACTTGTGGGTGATTGCATCGCTGCAACATCCAACAAGCAGATAGGTGTTTGGGAACCTGAATTCACAAATTCAAtcatataacaaaattaaaaatgagtttgGCACCAAGAACTCAGACTAAttgaaaagaattttgaacATACAAGGTAAACCCAGCATAATTGAAGTTCACACATCACCAAGATCACAAAAAGCATATGCTGAAAATACCCCAAAAAATGAAAGGGTATTTCTTAATTACCAACAAAAAGCAATTCTTGTTTAGGAAA from Castanea sativa cultivar Marrone di Chiusa Pesio chromosome 11, ASM4071231v1 harbors:
- the LOC142615548 gene encoding choline-phosphate cytidylyltransferase 2-like; protein product: MEDPKPKDHHLNNSLSNGNSDDTSSSDRLVRVYADGIYDLFHFGHAGSLEQAKKSFPNTYLLVGCCSDAITHKYKGKTVMTEDERYESLRHCKWVDEVIPDAPWVITQEFLDKHNIDYVAHDSLPYADASGAGNDVYEFVKAAGRFKETKRTDGISTSDIIMRIVKDYNQYVMRNLDRGYSRKDLGVSYVKEKRLRVNMRLKKLQEKVKEQQEKVGEKIQTVAMHRNEWVENADRWVAGFLEMFEEGCHKMGTAIRDRIQERLRGQASYLLQNGKEVDDDDEEYYDDDDDEQYYDDGDYYYYEADKTEEKEK